GTTATGAGTCTTATTTTTATGAAGTTTCCAGCTACAATCTGGTAGATATCATGTGGTCTTCGTCCTTCTATTTTATCTGCAAATTGTTCATAGAAGTCATCATATTCTATGATAATACGACCATTAACAAGTAATAGTTTATTAAATTCAATATTACCTATTTGTAGAATTTCTTTTATATCATACCAGTAGAGATTAGATGTATCTGTTAGTTCATTAAGTATTACACTAAGTAGTTCTGGTGTATCTACAGCTATCTTTTCAAGACGTTGAGTTATCAGATCATGTTGCATCTGTAGTACTTCATTAGCCTCATATGAATCTGACCCATATTCCATTGCTATGATTTGACATAATAAATAAAATGATACAACATCATATTCATATAATTCTGGATTAAAAAGGTACTGATACTTTCTATGATCATAATCCTTTAATTTACGATTTAATGCCCATTCATACTTCTTTAGTGCTAGTTGTTTAATTGTTTCAGGTAATTCTTTTTTAAGTTCTTGATTTCTAGTCATTTCAATAATACTTTTTAATGTAGTATCAGGTTTATTGAGATTGTTTATATTTCCTAGTTTACTTACAATTTTCTTAGCTTCACTACTAAATGGATTTATGTATGATGTTTCTGTCATGATAGTTATAGTATATATTTTTTATACTATAAAGGTTAATTTATTCAAAAAATTAGAATATTTTCTTTTAATTAAATTAGGTTATACCATATATTTCAAATATAGAATAAAAAGTACGATTGTAAATATATATTGTAATAAATTCTAGTTAATTTAATATGCAATTAATTCTATAATATATTTATTATTTAATAAAATTTTATAACAAAACAATATATATACTAAAAAAAAGGGGAAAAGATATCTTTTAAACTTTAGATATATTATGAAAAAAAATAATTTTATAAACATAATTACTAAATTACTTATAAAAAAAAATGAGGAGAAATTAAAATAATGAGTAAATTATTCATATCATGTGCTCTACCTTATGCTAATGGTGCATGTCACCTTGGACATCTGCGTTCAACATACATACCGGCTGATATCTATGCAAGATATAATCGTATGAATGATGTTGACACCATAATGGTATGTTCAACAGATGAACATGGAACACCAATAGCAGTACGTGCAGAACAAGAAGGTAGAGATCCAAAAGAAATAGCAGACTACTACCATAAACTAATAGGTGATGACTTAAAAGCTGCTGACATATCACTTGATAGTTTTCAAAGAACAACCAACCCAAAACACTATGAAATAGCACAAGAATTCTTCACACACTTATATGCTGATGAATACATCTATGAAAAAATAATAGATCAGCTATACTGTGATAGTTGTAAACGAAGTCTTCCTGATAGATATGTTGAAGGAATATGTCCATACTGTGGATCTGAAGCTCGTGGAGATCAATGTGAAGGATGTGGAAGACACCTTGATCCAGTAGAACTTGAAGAACCACGTTGTCTAATATGTGGCTCAACACCACATATACAAGCATCAAAACAATACTACTTTAAACTTGAAGAATTCCAAGAACCATTAAATGAATGGATAAATGGAAACAACCACTTACAACCATACGTTAAAAACTTTGCACGTGAATGGATAAAAGATGGACTAAAAGACTGGGTAATGACTCGTGATATGAAATGGGGAATACCAGTACCAATAGAAGGAGAAGAAGACAAAGTACTATATGTTTGGGCTGAAGCATTTGAAGGATATCTATCATCAGCTGCAATATGGGCAGATGAACATGATAAAGACTGGCATGAATACTGGGATGATAAAGCAGTACATTTCATTGGAAAAGATATAATCTACCATCATACAATATTCTGGCCAAGTATGCTAATGGGACACCAAATGAAACTACCATACTCAGTAATAGGTGGAGGATACCTATCTCTTGAAGGTCAAAAAATGTCCACAAGTCGTGGATGGGTTGTATGGGTAAAAGACTTCCTAGAAAACTTTGATAGTGACATGCTAAGATATTATCTTACAATTAATGCACCATTAAATAAAGATACAGACTTCTCATGGGAAGACTTCCAAAGAAGAATAAACAATGAACTAACAGATAACCTTGGAAACTTCATACACAGAACATTTACATTTACAAAGAAATTCTTTGATAATAAAATACCAGAAATCACAACTATGTCAGATGAAGATAAAGCATTTGAAGAAGAAATCAAGTCACTACCAAAACGAGTATCAGATGCAATAGAAAACTTTGAATTCCGTGATGGTTTACTTGAAATTATGAACACAACTAAAAATGCAAATAAATACTTCAATGATAAAAAACCATGGAAAATGGTAAAAGAAGACATACAATCAGCACAAGCATGTCTATATCTATCCAATCAACTAGTACACACACTAAGTATTGTACTAAGACCATACTTACCTGAAACTGTAGCAAAAATCAGAAAAGTACTAAATATGCCAGAAGACTACACACCAGGATTTATGAAGTATGATGAAAGAACACCAGATGTACTATGGGATGAAGCAACAAACTTCCTACCATCAGGATATGAAATAGGAAAAGCAAAACCATTATTTAAGAAAATTGAAGATGAAGTTATAGAAAAACAACTAGAAAAACTAGCAAAACTAGAAGAAGAAGTAACACAAGAAGATGAAAAAGGAGATGAAAAAATGAGTGAACTTATAACAATAGATGAATTTGGAAATGTAGAATTAGTAGTAGGACAAATTAAAGAAGCAGAACGTATAGATGGATCAAAAAATCTATTAAAAGTACAAGTAGATCTAGGAGATGAAATACGTCAAGTAGTAGCAGGACTAGCACAAAAATATGATCCAGAAGAATTAGTAGATCGTAAAGTAATAGTAGTTGCAAACCTTGAACCTGCAAAACTCTTTGGTGTAGAATCAAATGGAATGTTACTTGCAACAGATAGTATGGAACTTCTAACAACAGAAGGAAAAGTAGGTGAACATATAAAATGAGCGAATTCTTAGTGACACAGAGTGAAAAATTTCTTAAACAAATACAAAAAAAACCAGTAATTGCAGAAAGTATCGAAGACTTTGAAGGTTTCTTTGAAAACTACAGCTATCTAAAATCAAATCTAAAAAAACTACAAATAACACGTAACAAAATGGAAATACGAGGATTCACATCCCCATACAGTGCCCTTAAACGTTACGGAAAAGGAAATAGTTCAAATAATGGAGATATAATTCCAGATGATGTATATGACCAGTCACGTCATGCACAATATTTCCACACAAAAGCATCAAATAAGAAAAACATTCTAGATCAGGTAAAATCTGCTATTGCATCACATAAAATAGCAATAGGTCACTTAGAAGAATATGCTCAAATCACATGTAAAAAATGTGGACAAAAATATAAGAAAAATACAATTGAAGATATCTTAAAATATGATGAAGATGAACTAGAAGTAATTAACCATGAATGTAGCAATTGTGGATCATCCGAATTTGAGCTATCACACAACCCTAATGGAATATACCGACTTGAACTTATAAAGTATCTTCCATTAGGTGGTGAATATCTTCTTAAACGTTCCCAACTTACCAACTACAGCCTTGAAGCTTACCGTAAAATCATAAAAATTATGCGTCAAGAAAAAAGAGGACGTGTAAAAAGTGTAACAGTAATTGCAAAAATTAAGGATGAAAAAACAGGTAAATGGCAATCTAAGAAGGTAAATATTGACTATGCAGATGAATCCAACTATGAACTAGAACTACGTAAAAGATATGGTCCAAATGTCCGTATTGAACTTCTACAATTCCATCATAAAAAGCCATCATTAATCAATGATAAATACGTACAAAACGCACTTGCAATAGCATACTTGCAATATTCAGAAAATATTGTAAATAAAGAAATTAACAATATAATACCACGTAGTATTTCAAATATGCAACGTATCCATACATACAACCAACTTACTGAGGAAGCTCGTAAAGATGCAGGTCGTCTTGCACGTGAGGCTGAAGAACGTATAGAACTTGAAGAAGAACTTCAGTATGTTAAACTTAAAAAAGTAAATCTTATGAATAAAGATCATGTACTTGATCGTAACTTACAAGAAGATCTTAAAAAACAAGCCGAAATAAAAAAACATTACTACATTGAAACACCAAATATCCTAATATTATGGGATATCTTCAAGTATTATCTTAGTACATCAGAAACACGTCGAAACAACTATGCAGGACCATTCCCAAACCTTCGTGCAACACTAGATTCAAACCAGCTTAAGGTATTTGATAATGTATTTGCAAAAGATGTTGTTGATCTTCTAAAAGATAATGATGAAAACATTGATGTAATAAATAATATGAAAGAAACAATGCAGTATAAACGAGAACTTGAAAATAAGAGTAAAAACTTACATCTTAAAGCACCACAACAAGTATATGGAGCAATAGCTCTTAATAATAAGACAAACATGTCACTTAACCATGCAGCAGAACTACTCTATGTAGATCCTGAAGAAGCTGCAAAAGAAAAGGCTTCTTTACAGAAAATTGAAAAGCCATCAACAAATAAGGCTAAAAAGTTCTTAGAAATAATTAACAAATAAGAAAAAAAACATAGAAACACAACTAAAAAAAAATAATATAATTAATAAAATGAGGGACTCTAATGAGTTCAAAAATACATGTTAATAAAACCTTAACATCACGACTTATTATTGAGATACTCGATAATAATCCTGATCTTGAAGAAATTGAATGTCCACAAAGTCTATATGAAAGAACATCAGAAACATATCTAGATGCACTAGGAGAACTAGGTATAAAAATTTCAGTAATAGAACAACGAGGACGTCCAAAAAAATACGATGAAAATCTAAAATCACAAATAAATAGCATGATTGATGAAGGACTAAATCCTAAAGCAATAGCTAAAAGATTACATATAGATGTAAAAACAGTATACTATCTGAAAAATAAGAAACTAAAACAAGGTCTAAAATCTAAGTATTCAGATGAAACCAAACGTGAAATCTTTGAACTACGAGAAAATGATGTATCAGTAAAAACCATATCATCACTTCTTGATATACCAGTACGTACCATCTATTATATTCTAAAAAATGATAAGAAAAATAATCCCAATATAGAAGGAGAAAACTAATCATGCAAATATCACAACTTCTCCTAACCTCTGGATTATGTGGACTAATAGCATTTATCATGACATTTACAGTGATGCCACCACTAATACGAAGACTTAAACAGGCAAACATAGTAGGACATGATATACATAAATTCACAAAGCCTGAAGTTGCAGAAATGGGTGGTATAGGAATACTATTTGGTTTTGCAATAGCAATAATGGTGGGAGTATATCTATACCCTGCATGGCAGAGTCAACTTACAATATCTCTTATTGTAATACTACTAACTGGTATTATTGGAATGGTTGATGATCTAATAATGCTTACATCAAAAGAGAAATTATTACTTCTCTGGATTGCAGGTCTTCCTATTATGTGGGTTACACCACCAAATGTTGGAATTCTTTACATGATAAGTATTCCTATAGCTGTAAGTATAGCATCAAATCTTACAAATATGCTTGCAGGACTTAATGGTATAGAAACAGGACTAGGTGTAATAGCACTTACAAGTCTTACACTTTCATGTATAATAATGAATAAGTATGATGTTGCAATCATATCTTTTTCTATGCTCGGAGCACTTGTAGCATTCCTATTTTATAACAGATATCCTGCTAATGTATTTCCAGGAGATGTTGGAACACTTATAATAGGTGCATCTATTGCAATAATAGCATTTATTGGACGTGTTAAAATAATAGCATTCATAGTTCTAATTCCAAATATTATAGATGGAATATTAAAACTTAAAAGTGCAGGTGTAATGGAACGTCAAAACCATAAACCAACAATAGTAAAAGAAGATGGGATACTCATAGCACCAAGTGGAGGATTTAACTCCTTAATTAGATCTGTACTTAAAAAGCCAATGCGAGAAAAACAAGTAGTTCACATAATATGGTTAATAGGACTACTATTCGGACTTTTAGGAATTATAATTGCATATCTAAGTAAAGGAATGCTAATTTAATCATACTTTTATGAACTAAACACCCCCCCCTTTTTTTAACTATTTTTTTCTTTATTTTTTAAGATAATAAATGTATAAATACTAATAATATTATACCCATTGTATTTCTTCGGTTTTTATTTGGTAGTTATTTGAGTATGCAGGTTCATAGTATATATTGCTTGTTTTTTTATTGAATGTTTGCATTATGTTTTTTCGTATATAGTAGTTTATTCGTGCTGATGCTTTTTGTTTTTCATTTGTATTTAGTGTTGTTGTGTGTGCTTTTGTATGTATTTTAATTGTGTTGTTTTTTGTTTTTGTTGTTGTTATTTGTATTATTTTTATTTCATTTGATGTTAGTAGTTTTAGGTTTTCGTTGTAGTATGTGTTGTATGTGTCGTTGTAGTATATTGCGTATGCATTTTTATCAGCTCCATTTTGTGCTCCTATTTGTGCTGCGTTTTGTATTGTGTTTTGTTCGTTTTGATCTATTATTGTGGTGGTGGTTATGGTTGTGATGGTGATTATTATGATGATGGTTAGCATGTATTCTAGTGTTATTTGTCCTTTATTATTCATGGTGTTTTAATTTTTATTATGTTATTTTTTATGAGGTTTTATTTTTATTCATCAAGTATGTATATTGTTTTGTTTTTTGTTTTAAATTGATATGTATTTCCAGGTGTTAGTATGTGTTTTTTGGGTTTTATATTTGTTTTTTGTAGTTTACTTGAGGCGATTTGGTAGTGGCTGTTAATTGATATGTGTGTTTCATTTATAATTAGTATGTAGGTTTCATTGTTGATTTTATCAGGCATTGTGTATGTGGTTATATATCCTTCAGGGCGTGTGTTTTGTGTGTTTATAATTTGTGTTATGTCATCTACTAATAGGCGTGCTTGTTTTCTGTTTTGTGTTTCATCTATTATTTCATATTGTTGATAATTTAAGTTTATTATTGTAGTTAAAAATATGAGTATTAAGATGAGTGTAATTATTAGTTCTATGTTTATAAATCCTTTCTGGTTTTTCATAATATATTTTTCTTATTTATTATTTATGTTTAAGATAAATATTAAATATTACATGTTTTATATATAATATATGAAAATAAATAAACATTGTTAATAATTTTAATTTAATTTATGAAAAAACAAATACAACACGAAGTACTAATAAAATTTATAGAAACAGAAAATCCAAGACAACTTGATAATATGCTTTATAATTTTGAAAAACATCTTGATGAACTTAAATATGAATACTTCCTAAAAGAAACAGAAAATCCATTCATATACTTTATTGAATATCCAAAGCCTAATGAACTAATTAAAATAACAAATACAGAAAATCTAAAAATAGAAGATATAAAAGAAGTAACCTGTACAATAAATAATCTTAATCATATATCATACACAATAATTGAAAAAATCAGATACAAAATAACACCAACAGACACATTTAAAATAAATATACACAAAGATTCATACATCCCATATGAAAACATAATAAATACACATACAGAAATAACAAATGCAATTTGTAACATTCTCTATATTAGCGAATCTAGTAATGATCCAACATGGGATATTAACATACATCTAATAGGAGAATTATGTGCTATTAGTATAAAACGTTCAAATAAAAATAGAAATAAGTTTAGCCAATACACATTCACATAAAACTCTAAAAAAATTGAAAATTTCAACTTATTTCTAAAAATAGTATAAAAACAACACCAGCAATAGAACAAATTAAAACAAGGGAAATAAAAATAAAATACTAGATTTAAAGTCCTGTAGATAAAGATATCATATGTGCAGGACTCTTTTTTTTACCTAAATTTGGAGTTATAAAAATCAATTACAAAAAAAAGTATTATTCATTAAAGAATTTTTATCGATATTATAAAAACATTGGAAAAAAAAAGAAATTAAGGTAAGTATATTACATGATAAAATTATTTTTCTCACTCTTTTTATGTGAAAAAATGATAATGAAGAAAAAAGATTTTTTTTATACTACTTCTCTTTTTTTTATTCATCATTGTTACTATTTTCATTTTTCATTTCATCAAGTACGTTGTGAAGATTCTCCTCAAGCATTATAATTTGACTTCGACTTGGAAGATTTTGATCAACTTGTAATATTTTAAGAATTCTAGGATCATTAATAGCAGAAAAACCCATTTCTTTCACATAATTATTAAGTTTATTACGTAGCTTTTTATCTTCTATTTTTTCAGGATCTAAGCCCAGGTATCTTGGTAGTTTATTTGATGATGGAAAAACTGTTACACCACGTATACGATCACGGATATTTTGTCGTCTGTCAATTATTGTATAGAAGTCATCAGATAAGTCTGAATCCATGAATGGTACTCCTACATCACTTAGTGATATTACTTTTTCATCTGAAAATGATAGTGGTGTATCTATATTATCTGGGAATCTTGATGCTATTGTTCCCCCACTTCTTTTAACTTGTGGACCTTCACCAATATATAATCCTGCCCCTACTATTGCACTACGTACTGGACTTGCTGCTGTGTATGTTAGTATTAGTGCTGTTGGTGTTAGGAATTCTTTAAGTTTTTTAAAAAAGTCAATTGAGTATAACTCTGGTGATTTTGATGGACTAAATGGGTCAAGAAATACTGCATCATATTCTTTTTCTGGTGCATTTTTAAGATATTCTCGGGCATCACATACATGGATATTAATTGTTATATTTTGTGGAAGACTACTTAGTACTTTGTTAAATTGTAGATATTCATGTTCTATTAGGTAGTTTTCTATTACTTTTTTAATATAACTGTGTGATTCACATATGTTAGGTACAAATAGTGTTGCTGCTAGTGTTTCTATTGATGATTCAACCATGTCAATTTCAATTCTTACATTACTATCTTTCAGATAGTCAAGTACTGCTGATGCATTATATCCTATTCCACTACAAATATCTAGTACTTTTATTACTTCTGCACCTTCATCTGCTAGTTCTTTTAATTTTGATGGTATTACAAACTTTTCAAATGCTTCTGTTCTTGCACCATGTATACTATGTAGTGTTTCTGATTGGTTTTCTCTTTGTTCTGATAGTAGTGTGTATGATCCATCCTCTGTTTTTATGAAAAATCCAGCCATTTCATCAGAATATAAATCACGTGCATCTTTATGTCCATCTGATTCTAATTCAAAGATTTCCTGTACTGTAGTTCTTATACGATCCAAAATTTCCAACCTTGAATCCTGTTGATCATCGACCATTATATATTCACCTTAATTTTTATTAAAAAAATCCTTAATTCATCATAACTTCCTAACAAAATTTTTTTTTAAATTGTTATTATAGGAAATTATCTTTT
The window above is part of the Methanosphaera cuniculi genome. Proteins encoded here:
- a CDS encoding MnmC family methyltransferase, yielding MVDDQQDSRLEILDRIRTTVQEIFELESDGHKDARDLYSDEMAGFFIKTEDGSYTLLSEQRENQSETLHSIHGARTEAFEKFVIPSKLKELADEGAEVIKVLDICSGIGYNASAVLDYLKDSNVRIEIDMVESSIETLAATLFVPNICESHSYIKKVIENYLIEHEYLQFNKVLSSLPQNITINIHVCDAREYLKNAPEKEYDAVFLDPFSPSKSPELYSIDFFKKLKEFLTPTALILTYTAASPVRSAIVGAGLYIGEGPQVKRSGGTIASRFPDNIDTPLSFSDEKVISLSDVGVPFMDSDLSDDFYTIIDRRQNIRDRIRGVTVFPSSNKLPRYLGLDPEKIEDKKLRNKLNNYVKEMGFSAINDPRILKILQVDQNLPSRSQIIMLEENLHNVLDEMKNENSNNDE
- a CDS encoding MraY family glycosyltransferase, which encodes MMQISQLLLTSGLCGLIAFIMTFTVMPPLIRRLKQANIVGHDIHKFTKPEVAEMGGIGILFGFAIAIMVGVYLYPAWQSQLTISLIVILLTGIIGMVDDLIMLTSKEKLLLLWIAGLPIMWVTPPNVGILYMISIPIAVSIASNLTNMLAGLNGIETGLGVIALTSLTLSCIIMNKYDVAIISFSMLGALVAFLFYNRYPANVFPGDVGTLIIGASIAIIAFIGRVKIIAFIVLIPNIIDGILKLKSAGVMERQNHKPTIVKEDGILIAPSGGFNSLIRSVLKKPMREKQVVHIIWLIGLLFGLLGIIIAYLSKGMLI
- the metG gene encoding methionine--tRNA ligase, with amino-acid sequence MSKLFISCALPYANGACHLGHLRSTYIPADIYARYNRMNDVDTIMVCSTDEHGTPIAVRAEQEGRDPKEIADYYHKLIGDDLKAADISLDSFQRTTNPKHYEIAQEFFTHLYADEYIYEKIIDQLYCDSCKRSLPDRYVEGICPYCGSEARGDQCEGCGRHLDPVELEEPRCLICGSTPHIQASKQYYFKLEEFQEPLNEWINGNNHLQPYVKNFAREWIKDGLKDWVMTRDMKWGIPVPIEGEEDKVLYVWAEAFEGYLSSAAIWADEHDKDWHEYWDDKAVHFIGKDIIYHHTIFWPSMLMGHQMKLPYSVIGGGYLSLEGQKMSTSRGWVVWVKDFLENFDSDMLRYYLTINAPLNKDTDFSWEDFQRRINNELTDNLGNFIHRTFTFTKKFFDNKIPEITTMSDEDKAFEEEIKSLPKRVSDAIENFEFRDGLLEIMNTTKNANKYFNDKKPWKMVKEDIQSAQACLYLSNQLVHTLSIVLRPYLPETVAKIRKVLNMPEDYTPGFMKYDERTPDVLWDEATNFLPSGYEIGKAKPLFKKIEDEVIEKQLEKLAKLEEEVTQEDEKGDEKMSELITIDEFGNVELVVGQIKEAERIDGSKNLLKVQVDLGDEIRQVVAGLAQKYDPEELVDRKVIVVANLEPAKLFGVESNGMLLATDSMELLTTEGKVGEHIK
- a CDS encoding DUF530 domain-containing protein; translated protein: MSEFLVTQSEKFLKQIQKKPVIAESIEDFEGFFENYSYLKSNLKKLQITRNKMEIRGFTSPYSALKRYGKGNSSNNGDIIPDDVYDQSRHAQYFHTKASNKKNILDQVKSAIASHKIAIGHLEEYAQITCKKCGQKYKKNTIEDILKYDEDELEVINHECSNCGSSEFELSHNPNGIYRLELIKYLPLGGEYLLKRSQLTNYSLEAYRKIIKIMRQEKRGRVKSVTVIAKIKDEKTGKWQSKKVNIDYADESNYELELRKRYGPNVRIELLQFHHKKPSLINDKYVQNALAIAYLQYSENIVNKEINNIIPRSISNMQRIHTYNQLTEEARKDAGRLAREAEERIELEEELQYVKLKKVNLMNKDHVLDRNLQEDLKKQAEIKKHYYIETPNILILWDIFKYYLSTSETRRNNYAGPFPNLRATLDSNQLKVFDNVFAKDVVDLLKDNDENIDVINNMKETMQYKRELENKSKNLHLKAPQQVYGAIALNNKTNMSLNHAAELLYVDPEEAAKEKASLQKIEKPSTNKAKKFLEIINK
- a CDS encoding resolvase, whose translation is MSSKIHVNKTLTSRLIIEILDNNPDLEEIECPQSLYERTSETYLDALGELGIKISVIEQRGRPKKYDENLKSQINSMIDEGLNPKAIAKRLHIDVKTVYYLKNKKLKQGLKSKYSDETKREIFELRENDVSVKTISSLLDIPVRTIYYILKNDKKNNPNIEGEN